The Dunckerocampus dactyliophorus isolate RoL2022-P2 chromosome 1, RoL_Ddac_1.1, whole genome shotgun sequence genome has a segment encoding these proteins:
- the xirp2a gene encoding xin actin-binding repeat-containing protein 2 isoform X3, producing MYQAAVSHKESSTSSSAAVMDESEACSLPGGLASVKKQFENQEFASSSSQSSSTQVHFQQRSVQEVSHSSEVTVRSSVREVAPSTAVFHNLQGVIHDERVHHNNVATIHGNHYNETVMLAGGEDLPKVSTQALKQQYEKTIEEATPANEIKVDMDLNQFQWTPVSKVSKASAVTSHESSSSVKATASSSVSSAAHETTEYFPPPPPMNLLEVPQQAPEGSSQHKTTVNREQYFKHKSMAELKRLYKHIHPEVRKNLEDDYLGQLTEAEQAFSENKEVVGDVQQACFMFENEGSSRSTSPDRESVEWDEILKGEVESRRWMFENKPLDTIKDDSPNENEAKNIAQQEIIAGKDVRYTAWMFETQPMDALGSETQDSSEQTQKVTDLAKGDVRTATWLFETQPLDYLNKIYQDDEQGAEGVITKDITGGDVKTARYLFETQHLDSLGKTETIEEGHFLSLKSELEEFKGDVKTTTRKFETLPMCVIRGDSGEMLEITTIRREETEKGDVKTSRWMFETQPLDAINKDLANIKLICGISMEDNIQGGVNKGRWLFETKTLDTIKDEEWESSRKQKEEIIGADVRKHCLVFETQPMDMLKDNANARPVPSEEIVGGDVSSAKHLFETVPMENLKELMEVGKLQKMMATEEEKGDVRHQKWVFESQPLESIREEKKEILKTVNIEALDKGDVTNYKEKFECMDLSKCEGAQKIQVEGVTSGSVESNRVLFESTPMYAMQDSSGHYHEVKTVTREEIVKGDVRSCRWMFETRPIDEFDDSIKKFQLIKGISKQEIESGDVKTAKWLFETQQLDAIKHVDSEEKESKEETEIERGDVKTCRWLFETQPMDVLYEKVEKSEANVQEVQKGDVKTCTWLFETQSLDNIRDHTESESETVLKTCTVNQDDIQGKDVRLARFLFETENLENITGEDSSSFRRVTEIDIQSGDVSKMKYIFENRSSDIMTSTSEETMQRLKMEQAEDIQRGNVVNCTWMFENHPIDAIREESKEEREIRTVTDVQGGNVDKGRFIFETFSLDQIKDETSESDVTKLTSIFREEVEKGDVKNYTMMFETQPLYAIRDKEGHYHEVTTVTKEEIMRGDVVGARWLFETKPLDSIRDSEEVYVIKAVTEEGVNKGDVSSARWRFETQPLDEITEEIKITAKTVADIQGGDVKTNKHRFETEEMSQKYIRTVSVSEIQKGDVRSATWMFETHAIDEIGGEGAEYDGMEKVTKEEVMKGDVKQSVWLFEKQPLDSIKDTDSTELRVEKEEIPQGDVKTTTWLFETTPFHAFNESSVEKQNIIGKSIKDTLEELYSQKMVNSQGVLIEADEIGDVRMAKYKLMNQETPEIQKEEIIRGDLSNIMMNLLNRRETTERAIIIDKEERGNINTTVEQLFNQERGSNVEKEEILHGDIQEAINSLLRNESSSKRGILIQEDEKGDVRMTIYSLLNKEERASMEKEDIIQGNVSKTLHRLLSNSGAEDSKKIRVGDTERGNVSFYSTCIESGALEYLKQLQCETDETVQAVEKERIIGGDIEETKILLRKNQQEIGRTVAKDDIVPGDVCSIVQVFMTEPTVTFRNLESQDIVKGDLNAALDSLSQAINQKVVLDKEEVVKGDIPTTLRSLEEAQYQSKEMEKPEIIRGDIRSALESLEKSATMKTEVTVEDLVPGDIRGTLKSLEEAKRAVKEVEREEIVRGDIHTAMQCLHDASSEKKIYQHQVSEQGDVKGTIQLLLEPTSSPRMQRRGSIEGDVKTSIKSLYEGQETTFVDKEEVVKGDVQGAIKCLMQKKHYSKPKRIHSPKKAKAPQKNPLTVNQVEHERLHEENSASITANSDTAVKNYSQNCESQKHNESKLVKTQVITNETSATGAKTENSAGASQQKSIKEEKPKVLLPQKTQSQKPIMIMTKQTGNYEQAKSKSADVNAIKEAHNSLQRNTSNKQIRETKTVKQVQTTVVQKTFSHRENVTISEQSSTSKNQIENKALTQKQSIKNAKAGSRNLDMMARGVINKGKPELHFPPPPSSPPPSSESELSLPPPPSPILESPAPLSSRTSTVTQESELPPPPPPPPPECVKSEPEFFPPPPPPPSWSGQDFLPPPPSQEELSAIPQPRPANPGKPIGKPLFKVPKQQEAPKPVPVKPKWQKNLQNPLQRPTQLRLDQETTTKAATTLQEGITRTSQQIEADTHIQSDTKIQSLSSAGLMHKENPQPPKKIFPPPIKLPPPPEPAPEPKPRPYARKFKTPLMLAEEKYRQQRMEKEETERSTVTTPTSPPVNPQAPSKIDSLQPSASSRTEKIETPEATKGNVHISKEETSAHVSTKKIPSQSPRSKPLISVVNRDVGPGYSNISLDNQQKALTSKVSIKNQAAPALKTQPFPTEHQPSNVKVQSCSNVVTSSVTEQQQFIKQARVNTVSVTQSAMSKENINVQGQAGASLKAEDVKNVNVALTKEGKIPPSPPTKIPKVTPSFKVRTFKMPAEKKDEKHDMSGQIEAMKSDIHLQQQTSNLSQRSEAKVTQESSQVTSSTAEVKVREIQKQVPMKEEGHMKSGKLVQMNESKETPTPAVTVLMPKKAKITSTAASAAHIQQSMRAEQVQKQQEVVVTERVVQHSSERHEAAHMHQKQIQRQAAEANKMQTALGKSTSEFKSVSTKKEAHSEEVQQSDKCQDMKKLLTQMEELEGTPSKIDSVTVSMIVSDLPDWLVGSDERKNLSGLAKQSNKKKLKEMLVYLKNIIQVKHKNLEEKLTTVEVKGKEVSPAPPKVLPKPDKKVFSGVATNVSKISMGSSKTEKRGSEEKKSLQERKVHELSEAADQRVHSPLASIRTPSPTFISIESRRIESPLRGTPSPPPYKSFGTPPPAPRKQYTTTTTFRATPSPTMSRSEKLMKLKDTTSKLSRNLTPPPPMVAPELIASAEAQSSSSIGLATPTMRNKPGLVDTEETGDSMMTVKDKKYFFEEAQKAEVNKLYLRKDPIDIPERLEADTEESAGVLIPDIPKEDLPRVDMTKLVNRFESPQPTVYARKEPIVITERLGSDTEDAEADLHTPRTEEPPTFNVKAIKNVFESGEHSSQAARELREQIEKREPDFPHVKAVGQSEMSSVTERFCSIDDFGNMMSSEVHSGSSVTRGNPPSYADVVRGRVPTVAVPLEASTEELLRNFQQSWAESQGNFQNVGFSVTEHRSSQIVTHQQETVMMEDSSSRQRTVQGVSEEGVPHGISDCRQAKLP from the exons ATGTATCAGGCTGCGGTGTCTCACAAAGAAAGCAGCACTTCCTCCTCTGCAGCG GTAATGGACGAGTCTGAGGCCTGTTCACTGCCTGGTGGTCTGGCCAGTGTGAAGAAACAGTTTGAGAACCAGGAGTTTGCCTCGTCATCCTCCCAGTCCAGCAGCACCCAAGTGCATTTTCAGCAAAGATCAGTCCAG GAGGTGTCCCATTCCTCAGAGGTGACGGTGAGAAGCAGTGTCAGAGAGGTCGCCCCCTCCACAGCCGTCTTTCACAACCTGCAAGgg GTGATTCATGATGAGAGAGTGCACCACAACAACGTGGCCACGATTCACGGAAACCATTACAATGAAACAG TTATGCTCGCCGGAGGAGAGGACCTACCGAAGGTTTCCACACAGGCTTTGAAGCAGCAGTATGAAAAAACCATTGAGGAAGCAACACCAGCAAATGAAATTAAG GTCGATATGGATTTAAACCAGTTTCAGTGGACGCCAGTAAGCAAGGTATCCAAAGCTTCAGCCGTGACCAGCCACGAGTCCTCCTCCTCTGTAAAGGCCACTGCCTCATCGTCAGTTTCATCAGCGGCTCATGAAACAACAGAATATTTCCCTCCGCCTCCTCCGATGAATCTGCTGGAGGTACCACAGCAGGCCCCTGAGGGCAGTTCCCAACATAAAACCACTGTTAACAGGGAGCAGTACTTTAAACATAAGAGCATGGCTGAACTGAAGCGCCTCTACAAGCACATTCATCCAGAGGTCCGCAAGAATTTGGAAGACGACTACCTCGGTCAGCTTACTGAGGCAGAGCAGGCCTTCTCGGAAAATAAGGAAGTGGTGGGGGATGTCCAGCAGGCATgctttatgtttgaaaatgaggGCTCGAGTAGGAGTACAAGTCCAGACCGAGAATCTGTGGAGTGGGATGAGATCCTTAAAGGCGAAGTAGAATCCAGGCGCTGGATGTTTGAAAACAAGCCTCTGGATACGATTAAAGATGACAGTCCCAATGAGAACGAGGCTAAGAATATTGCGCAGCAGGAAATCATTGCCGGTAAGGATGTCAGGTACACAGCATGGATGTTTGAGACTCAGCCAATGGATGCTCTGGGGAGTGAGACACAAGATTCTTCTGAGCAGACACAAAAAGTGACTGATCTTGCAAAAGGTGATGTCCGTACCGCTACTTGGCTCTTTGAGACACAGCCGCTAGACTATCTGAATAAGATCTACCAAGATGATGAACAGGGTGCTGAAGGTGTTATCACAAAAGACATCACCGGAGGAGATGTGAAAACTGCCAGGTATCTCTTTGAGACCCAGCATCTTGATTCCCTGGgcaaaactgaaaccattgaggAGGGTCACTTTCTCAGCCTGAAGTCTGAGCTAGAAGAGTTTAAAGGGGATGTGAAGACCACCACACGCAAGTTTGAGACTTTGCCCATGTGTGTCATCAGGGGGGATTCTGGAGAGATGCTGGAGATCACTACCATTCGCAGGGAGGAGACTGAGAAAGGAGATGTGAAGACGTCACGCTGGATGTTTGAAACCCAGCCCCTAGATGCAATTAACAAAGACCTTGCTAACATAAAGCTTATATGTGGTATTTCCATGGAGGACAACATTCAAGGCGGAGTCAACAAAGGGAGATGGCTTTTCGAGACAAAGACTCTGGACACCATCAAAGACGAGGAGTGGGAGAGTTCCAGGAAACAAAAGGAAGAGATCATTGGAGCTGATGTCAGAAAACACTGCCTGGTTTTTGAAACTCAACCTATGGATATGCTGAAGGATAACGCCAATGCTAGACCTGTTCCCTCTGAGGAGATTGTAGGAGGTGATGTGAGCTCAGCAAAACACCTGTTTGAAACCGTGCCCATGGAAAATCTCAAAGAGCTGATGGAGGTGGGAAAACTTCAGAAAATGATGGCaactgaagaagaaaaaggtgaCGTGAGACACCAAAAGTGGGTATTTGAAAGCCAGCCTTTGGAAAGtataagagaggagaagaaAGAAATTCTGAAAACTGTGAACATTGAAGCTCTGGATAAAGGAGATGTGACAAATTATAAGGAAAAGTTCGAATGTATGGATTTAAGTAAATGTGAAGGGGCACAAAAAATTCAAGTTGAGGGTGTCACAAGTGGCTCTGTGGAATCCAACAGAGTTCTTTTTGAATCTACCCCTATGTACGCCATGCAAGACAGCTCTGGCCACTACCATGAGGTGAAGACTGTAACGCGAGAGGAGATTGTCAAGGGAGATGTGCGCAGCTGCAGATGGATGTTTGAAACACGACCTATCGATGAGTTTGATGACAGCATCAAAaagtttcagctcatcaaaggAATATCCAAACAAGAGATCGAATCAGGGGATGTCAAGACGGCCAAATGGCTATTTGAAACTCAGCAGCTTGATGCCATTAAACATGTTGACAGTGAAGAAAAGGAGAGCAAAGAGGAGACTGAAATTGAGAGAGGGGATGTTAAGACTTGCAGGTGGCTATTTGAGACACAACCGATGGATGTCCTATATGAAAAGGTGGAGAAGAGTGAGGCAAATGTTCAGGAGGTGCAGAAAGGTGATGTCAAAACGTGCACCTGGCTCTTTGAGACCCAGAGTCTTGACAACATACGTGACCATACTGAGTCAGAGTCTGAGACTGTTTTAAAAACCTGCACTGTAAATCAAGACGATATCCAGGGAAAAGACGTGCGGCTGGCCCGCTTCCTTTTTGAGACAGAGAATCTGGAAAACATCACTGGCGAGGACAGCAGTTCTTTCAGGAGAGTCACGGAAATTGACATCCAGTCGGGTGATGTTTCCAAAATGAAGTACATTTTTGAGAATCGCTCATCAGACATTATGACTTCCACCTCGGAGGAAACAATGCAGCGGCTAAAGATGGAGCAGGCTGAAGACATCCAGAGGGGCAACGTAGTCAACTGCACCTGGATGTTTGAGAATCACCCAATTGATGCCATCCGTGAGGAATCCAAAGAGGAGAGAGAAATTAGAACGGTCACTGACGTCCAAGGGGGAAACGTTGACAAAGGccgttttatttttgaaacattCTCTCTGGATCAAATTAAAGATGAAACCTCAGAGTCTGATGTTACAAAGCTCACGAGCATCTTTAGAGAGGAGGTCGAAAAGGGAGATGTTAAAAACTACACCATGATGTTTGAGACTCAACCCCTCTACGCTATTCGTGACAAAGAAGGCCATTACCATGAAGTCACTACAGTCACCAAGGAAGAGATCATGAGAGGAGATGTGGTGGGAGCCAGATGGCTGTTTGAGACTAAACCTCTAGATTCTATAAGAGACTCAGAGGAGGTTTATGTGATAAAAGCTGTTACTGAAGAAGGCGTCAACAAAGGAGATGTCAGCTCTGCCAGATGGAGATTTGAAACACAACCTCTAGATGAAATCACAgaggaaataaaaataacagcaaaaacagtTGCAGACATCCAAGGAGGTGATGTGAAGACAAACAAGCATAGATTCGAGACAGAGGAGATGTCGCAGAAGTACATCAGAACGGTCAGTGTCAGCGAAATCCAAAAGGGGGACGTCAGATCGGCTACGTGGATGTTTGAAACCCACGCAATTGATGAGATTGGCGGTGAAGGAGCAGAGTATGACGGTATGGAGAAAGTGACAAAAGAGGAGGTAATGAAAGGCGATGTCAAGCAGTCTGTTTGGCTCTTTGAGAAGCAGCCTCTTGATAGCATCAAAGATACAGATAGCACAGAGCTGCGGGTCGAAAAGGAGGAAATCCCACAGGgtgatgtaaaaacaacaacatggctCTTTGAAACAACGCCTTTCCATGCATTCAACGAGAGCAGtgtggaaaaacaaaatataatcgGTAAAAGCATTAAAGATACACTTGAGGAACTGTACAGTCAGAAAATGGTCAACTCACAAGGTGTCCTCATTGAGGCAGATGAAATTGGGGATGTTCGCATGGCCAAGTACAAGCTGATGAACCAAGAGACCCCGGAaatccaaaaagaagaaattatcCGTGGGGACCTGAGCAACATCATGATGAACCTCCTGAATCGCAGGGAGACCACAGAGAGGGCGATCATCATCGACAAGGAAGAGCGGGGCAACATCAACACCACAGTGGAGCAACTGTTCAACCAAGAGAGGGGTAGCAACGTTGAAAAAGAGGAAATCCTCCATGGGGACATTCAGGAAGCCATAAATAGCCTGCTTAGGAATGAGAGTTCTTCGAAACGTGGTATTCTGATTCAGGAAGATGAGAAAGGAGATGTGAGGATGACAATCTATTCCTTATTAAATAAAGAGGAGCGAGCCAGCATGGAGAAAGAAGATATAATTCAAGGCAATGTTAGCAAAACGCTTCATCGCCTCCTCTCCAACTCGGGGGCAGAAGACTCTAAAAAGATAAGGGTAGGAGACACAGAACGGGGCAATGTCAGCTTTTACTCCACATGCATTGAGTCTGGAGCCTTGGAGTACTTGAAGCAGCTTCAGTGTGAAACAGACGAGACAGTTCAAGCGGTGGAAAAGGAGCGTATCATTGGTGGGGATATTGAGGAAACCAAAATCTTACTTAGGAAGAATCAACAGGAGATAGGTCGCACTGTGGCAAAAGATGATATAGTTCCCGGTGATGTATGCAGCATTGTTCAAGTCTTCATGACGGAGCCCACTGTTACTTTCCGAAACCTAGAGAGTCAGGATATTGTTAAAGGTGACCTTAATGCAGCCTTGGATTCGCTGAGCCAAGCCATCAATCAGAAAGTTGTGCTAGACAAAGAGGAGGTAGTGAAAGGAGACATACCCACAACTTTGAGATCTCTGGAGGAGGCTCAGTATCAGTCCAAAGAAATGGAAAAGCCAGAAATCATCCGAGGAGACATTAGAAGTGCTCTTGAGTCACTGGAGAAGTCGGCAACCATGAAAACTGAAGTGACTGTTGAAGATTTAGTCCCAGGTGACATCAGAGGAACCCTAAAGTCCCTTGAGGAGGCCAAACGAGCAGTGAAGGAAGTTGAACGAGAGGAGATTGTCAGAGGAGATATCCACACTGCCATGCAATGTTTACATGATGCATCcagtgagaaaaaaatataccaGCATCAAGTGAGTGAACAAGGGGATGTTAAAGGCACCATCCAGCTCCTCCTTGAGCCGACATCTAGCCCGCGGATGCAGCGCCGAGGGAGCATTGAGGGAGATGTGAAAACATCCATAAAATCACTGTATGAAGGACAGGAAACAACATTTGTGGATAAAGAGGAAGTCGTGAAAGGGGACGTTCAAGGGGCGATAAAGTgcctcatgcaaaaaaaacattattcaaAGCCAAAACGCATCCACTCTCCCAAGAAAGCTAAGGCTCCACAGAAAAATCCATTAACTGTAAATCAAGTGGAGCATGAGCGCTTGCATGAAGAAAACAGTGCTAGCATAACAGCCAATTCAGACACGGCTGTAAAAAATTACTCTCAAAACTGTGAGTCACAGAAGCACAATGAAAGCAAACTAGTGAAAACACAGGTGATTACCAACGAGACCTCTGCGACTGGAGCCAAAACAGAAAATTCTGCTGGGGCCTCTCAACAAAAGAGCATAAAAGAAGAAAAGCCCAAAGTGCTGctcccacagaaaacacaatcCCAAAAGCCCATTATGATCATGACTAAACAAACAGGTAATTACGAGCAAGCAAAATCTAAATCCGCTGATGTGAATGCAATTAAAGAGGCACACAACTCATTGCAGAGAAATACATCAAACAAGCAAATACGCgaaacaaaaacagtcaaacAGGTACAGACGACAGTTGTGCAGAAAACGTTCTCTCACAGAGAAAACGTCACAATATCTGAACAGAGCTCCACATCTAAAAATCAAATTGAGAATAAGGCTCTCACACAAAAGCAAAGCATCAAAAATGCGAAGGCTGGTTCTCGTAACCTTGACATGATGGCACGGGGCGTAATCAACAAGGGGAAGCCGGAACTTCACTTCCCTCCACCTCCCTCATCACCACCTCCTTCCTCAGAGTCTGAGCTTTCCCTCCCTCCACCGCCATCTCCAATCTTGGAAAGCCCAGCACCTCTCTCGTCTCGAACTTCCACTGTGACACAGGAGAGTGAACTCCCACCACCCCCGCCACCACCTCCTCCCGAATGTGTAAAGTCAGAGCCTGAATTTTTTccgcctcctccaccaccaccctcTTGGTCTGGACAAGATTTCCTTCCTCCACCACCTTCCCAGGAAGAACTTAGTGCAATTCCGCAACCTCGTCCTGCAAACCCAGGGAAACCCATTGGCAAGCCTTTGTTTAAAGTGCCCAAACAACAAGAAGCACCAAAGCCTGTGCCGGTTAAAccgaaatggcaaaaaaacctgCAGAATCCTCTGCAGAGACCCACTCAGCTCCGCCTTGAccaggaaacaacaacaaaagccgCAACAACACTTCAAGAAGGTATAACACGGACAAGCCAGCAGATTGAAGCAGACACTCATATTCAGTcagacacaaaaatacaaagcctCTCTTCTGCTGGACTAATGCACAAAGAAAATCCGCAGCCACCGAAAAAAATATTTCCTCCCCCCATTAAGTTGCCTCCACCACCTGAACCTGCTCCTGAGCCAAAGCCCAGGCCGTATGCTCGCAAATTTAAAACTCCCTTAATGCTTGCAGAGGAGAAATACCGTCAGCAGAgaatggaaaaagaagaaacagaGAGAAGTACAGTCACAACTCCCACATCTCCTCCAGTTAATCCACAAGCCCCCTCCAAAATTGACAGTCTGCAGCCTTCCGCATCAAGTAGGACTGAAAAAATAGAGACCCCAGAAGCGACAAAAGGAAATGTACACATTTCCAAAGAAGAAACATCAGCACATGTCAGCACCAAGAAAATCCCATCTCAGAGTCCTCGGAGCAAGCCTTTGATTTCAGTGGTAAATCGGGATGTTGGTCCAGGATATTCCAATATTTCCTTGGATAACCAACAAAAAGCACTCACCTCAAAAGTCAGCATAAAGAATCAGGCAGCACCTGCACTTAAGACTCAGCCTTTTCCTACCGAGCACCAACCCTCCAATGTTAAAGTTCAGTCATGCTCTAATGTTGTCACCTCTTcagtcactgagcagcagcagtttATTAAGCAGGCCAGGGTCAATACTGTCTCTGTCACACAGAGCGCAATGTCTAAAGAAAATATAAATGTCCAAGGGCAGGCTGGAGCTTCACTGAAAGCTGAGGATGTGAAAAATGTCAATGTGGCTTTGACAAAAGAAGGCAAAATCCCCCCCTCTCCACCCACTAAAATTCCGAAGGTAACTCCCAGTTTCAAGGTCAGAACCTTTAAGATGCCGGCAGAGAAAAAAGATGAGAAGCATGACATGTCGGGCCAAATAGAGGCAATGAAAAGTGACATCCACTTGCAGCAGCAGACAAGCAATCTGTCACAGAGGAGTGAAGCAAAAGTAACCCAAGAAAGCAGCCAGGTGACATCATCCACAGCAGAAGTTAAAGTAAGAGAGATACAAAAGCAAGTGCCCATGAAGGAAGAAGGTCACATGAAAAGTGGAAAGCTTGTGCAAATGAATGAATCGAAAGAAACCCCGACACCAGCAGTAACTGTTTTAATGCCTAAAAAGGCTAAGATAACATCTACAGCAGCTTCTGCAGCCCATATTCAGCAGAGCATGAGGGCAGAGCAGGTCCAAAAACAACAGGAAGTGGTTGTGACAGAAAGGGTGGTGCAGCATAGCTCTGAGAGGCATGAAGCTGCACATATGCATCAAAAGCAAATTCAGCGACAAGCGGCAGAGGCAAATAAAATGCAGACAGCACTGGGGAAGTCAACAAGTGAGTTTAAGAGCGTATCCACCAAAAAGGAGGCCCATTCAGAGGAAGTCCAACAATCAGACAAATGCCAGGACATGAAGAAGCTGCTCACTCAAATGGAAGAACTTGAAGGCACACCAAGCAAGATTGACTCCGTCACTGTCAGCATGATTGTAAGTGATCTCCCTGACTGGCTGGTTGGCTCAGATGAGAGAAAGAATTTAAGCGGACTCGCTAAACAGTCAAataagaaaaagctgaaagaGATGCTGGTTTATTTGAAGAATATTATTCAAGTTAAGCACAAAAATCTGGAGGAGAAGCTGACAACCGTGGAAGTAAAAGGAAAGGAGGTGTCGCCAGCACCTCCCAAAGTGCTCCCAAAACCAGACAAGAAGGTTTTCAGCGGTGTGGCTACCAATGTATCAAAAATCAGCATGGGTTCATCCAAAACTGAAAAGAGGGGgtctgaagaaaaaaagtcacttcaAGAGAGAAAAGTTCATGAGCTGAGTGAAGCAGCAGATCAGAGAGTGCACTCCCCACTGGCTAGCATTCGCACCCCCTCTCCCACCTTCATTAGTATCGAATCGAGGAGGATAGAGTCACCGCTCAGAGGCACTCCGTCACCTCCGCCTTACAAGTCTTTTGGGACGCCGCCGCCTGCACCTCGCAAGCAGTACACAACCACGACCACCTTCAGGGCCACGCCATCCCCCACCATGAGCCGCTCAGAGAAGCTGATGAAACTGAAAGACACTACTTCAAAGCTTTCTCGTAACCTCACccctccacctcccatggtgGCACCAGAGTTGATTGCAAGTGCCGAAGCGCAATCTTCTTCATCTATTGGACTGGCCACTCCCACCATGAGAAATAAGCCGGGACTGGTGGATACAGAGGAAACGGGCGACTCCATGATGACAGTCAAAGACAAAAAGTATTTCTTTGAGGAGGCACAGAAAGCAGAAGTAAACAAGTTATACCTTCGAAAGGATCCGATTGATATCCCTGAACGCCTTGAAGCTGATACTGAGGAGAGTGCGGGAGTTTTGATTCCAGACATCCCAAAAGAGGACCTTCCAAGAGTAGACATGACTAAGCTGGTAAACAGATTTGAATCTCCACAACCAACAGTCTACGCCAGGAAAGAGCCAATTGTCATCACAGAGAGACTGGGGAGCGATACTGAGGATGCAGAGGCCGACCTGCACACACCGCGAACAGAAGAACCGCCGACGTTCAACGTCAAAGCCATAAAGAATGTGTTCGAAAGTGGTGAGCACAGTTCTCAGGCAGCCCGAGAGCTGCGAGAACAAATTGAGAAAAGGGAACCAGACTTTCCTCATGTTAAGGCGGTGGGACAGTCTGAAATGTCCTCAGTCACTGAGCGGTTCTGCAGCATTGATGACTTTGGGAACATGATGAGCAGTGAGGTGCATTCTGGGAGTTCTGTGACCCGCGGCAACCCTCCGTCCTACGCTGATGTGGTGAGAGGCAGAGTCCCAACAGTTGCCGTGCCCCTCGAAGCCTCCACCGAGGAGCTGCTGAGAAACTTCCAACAGTCTTGGGCCGAGAGCCAAGGAAACTTCCAGAATGTGGGCTTCAGTGTCACGGAACACAGAAGTTCACAGATTGTCACTCACCAACAAGAGACTGTCATGATGG AAGATTCGAGTTCCAGACAGCGAACTGTGCAGGGTGTGTCGGAAGAGGGTGTACCCCATGGAATCTCTGATTGCAGACAAGCAAAACTTCCATAA